Proteins encoded in a region of the Devosia sp. RR2S18 genome:
- the ssb gene encoding single-stranded DNA-binding protein, with translation MAGSVNKVILVGNLGADPEVRNLPSGGKVVNLSVATSERWKDRNSGEQREKTEWHRVVIFSEGLARVAEQYLKKGSKVYLEGQLQTRKWQDQSGQDKYSTEIVLQNFNSSMVLLDGREGEGGFRGGGGAGEGGGGYGNDTGFRGVRDQGGGGRRPSTNAPAFEPGGMDDDIPF, from the coding sequence ATGGCGGGCAGCGTGAACAAGGTAATTCTGGTGGGCAATCTCGGTGCCGACCCCGAGGTGCGGAACCTGCCGAGCGGCGGCAAGGTGGTGAACCTGTCGGTCGCCACATCCGAGCGCTGGAAGGACCGCAATTCGGGCGAACAGCGCGAAAAGACCGAGTGGCATCGCGTGGTGATCTTCTCGGAAGGTCTGGCCCGCGTGGCCGAGCAGTACCTTAAGAAGGGTTCCAAGGTTTACCTCGAAGGCCAGTTGCAGACCCGCAAGTGGCAGGATCAGTCGGGTCAGGACAAGTACTCGACCGAGATCGTGCTGCAGAACTTCAACTCCTCCATGGTGCTGCTCGACGGCCGTGAGGGTGAAGGCGGCTTCCGCGGCGGTGGTGGCGCTGGCGAGGGCGGCGGCGGCTATGGCAACGACACCGGTTTCCGCGGCGTGCGCGATCAGGGTGGCGGTGGGCGCCGGCCATCGACCAATGCGCCGGCCTTCGAGCCGGGCGGCATGGACGACGATATTCCGTTCTGA
- the uvrA gene encoding excinuclease ABC subunit UvrA has protein sequence MPMPSQNREIIVRGAREHNLKGIDVKLPRDSLIVMTGLSGSGKSSLAFDTIYAEGQRRYVESLSAYARQFLEMMQKPDVEHIEGLSPAISIEQKTTSRNPRSTVGTVTEIYDYLRLLFARVGVPYSPATGLPIESQTVSQMVDRTLELPEGTRLYLLAPFARGRKGEYKKELADLMRKGFQRVKIDGEYHEIEDAPALDKKLKHDIEVVVDRVVVSPDIAGRLAESFETALKLADGIALIEFADELDENGEPRQITFSEKFACPVSGFTITEIEPRLFSFNNPFGACPVCDGLGTEQKIDPDQIVPDASLSVRDGAILPWSKTSAPYYLQTLTAVAKHYGASTGTAWSDLPFEVQHAMLYGTDKTPINFVYDDGLRQYKTTKPFEGVIGNLERRYKETESAGMREEIEKYMSAKPCVACGGYRLKPETLAVKIDGLHIGKVSEMSIKIASTWFTELSAKLSPTQSQIGERILKEIRDRLRFLNDVGLEYLSMSRNSGTLSGGESQRIRLASQIGSGLTGVLYVLDEPSIGLHQRDNARLLETLQRLRDLGNTVIVVEHDEDAILSADYVLDIGPGAGVHGGNIVAEGTPQQILDHPDSLTGKYLSGRMGIPLPAERREGKTGKSLSVKGATGNNLKNVSVDVPLGMFVAITGVSGGGKSTLMIDTMYQAIARRLNGARVVPAPHESLTGLEFLDKVIDIDQSPIGRTPRSNPATYTGAFTPLREWFAGLPEAKARGYGPGRFSFNVKGGRCEKCEGDGVLKIEMHFLPDVYVTCDVCKGKRYNRETLEVQFKGKSISDILDMTIDEGVEFFSAVPVIRDKLTTLQRVGLGYVKIGQPATTLSGGEAQRVKLSKELSKRATGRTLYMLDEPTTGLHFHDVAKLLEVLHELVEGGNTVVVIEHNLEVIKTADWVIDLGPEGGDGGGEIVAVGTPEDVAANPHSHTGTFLKEVMDRRPHYTTRAAE, from the coding sequence ATGCCAATGCCTAGCCAGAACCGTGAGATCATCGTGCGCGGCGCCCGCGAGCACAATCTCAAAGGCATCGATGTCAAGCTGCCGCGCGACAGCCTCATCGTCATGACGGGGCTCTCGGGTTCAGGCAAGTCGTCCTTGGCCTTCGACACCATCTATGCCGAGGGCCAGCGGCGCTATGTGGAGTCGCTGAGCGCTTATGCGCGGCAATTCCTCGAAATGATGCAGAAGCCCGATGTGGAGCACATCGAGGGGCTCTCCCCCGCCATTTCCATTGAACAGAAGACGACCTCGCGCAATCCGCGCTCGACGGTCGGCACTGTCACCGAAATTTACGACTATCTGCGCCTGCTCTTTGCGCGCGTCGGCGTGCCCTATTCGCCCGCCACGGGGCTGCCCATTGAATCGCAGACCGTCTCGCAAATGGTCGACCGGACCTTGGAGTTGCCCGAAGGCACGCGCCTCTATTTGCTGGCGCCCTTCGCCCGGGGCCGCAAGGGCGAGTACAAGAAGGAACTTGCAGACCTGATGCGCAAGGGCTTCCAGCGCGTCAAGATCGACGGCGAATACCACGAAATCGAGGACGCCCCCGCGCTCGACAAGAAGCTCAAGCACGACATCGAAGTGGTGGTCGACCGCGTGGTCGTCAGCCCCGACATCGCCGGCCGCCTGGCGGAAAGCTTCGAAACGGCGCTGAAGCTGGCCGATGGCATCGCACTCATCGAATTTGCTGATGAGCTGGACGAGAATGGTGAACCGCGCCAGATTACCTTTTCGGAGAAGTTCGCCTGCCCCGTTTCCGGCTTCACCATCACGGAGATCGAGCCGCGGCTGTTCTCGTTCAACAATCCTTTCGGCGCCTGCCCGGTCTGCGATGGCCTGGGCACCGAGCAGAAGATCGACCCGGACCAGATCGTCCCCGATGCGTCGCTCTCCGTTCGTGACGGCGCCATCCTGCCTTGGAGCAAGACCAGCGCGCCCTACTATCTGCAGACGCTGACTGCGGTGGCGAAGCACTACGGCGCCTCAACGGGAACCGCCTGGAGCGACCTGCCCTTCGAGGTGCAGCATGCGATGCTCTATGGCACCGACAAGACACCCATCAACTTCGTCTATGACGATGGCCTGCGGCAGTACAAGACGACCAAGCCCTTCGAAGGCGTCATCGGCAACCTTGAGCGGCGCTACAAGGAGACCGAAAGCGCCGGCATGCGCGAGGAGATCGAAAAGTACATGTCGGCCAAGCCTTGCGTGGCTTGTGGCGGTTATCGGCTCAAGCCCGAAACGCTGGCCGTAAAAATCGACGGCCTGCATATCGGTAAGGTCAGCGAGATGTCGATCAAGATTGCATCGACCTGGTTCACCGAGCTTTCGGCAAAGCTCAGCCCGACACAGTCCCAGATCGGCGAGCGCATCCTCAAGGAAATCCGTGATCGCCTCAGGTTCCTCAACGACGTGGGCCTGGAATACCTGTCCATGTCGCGCAATTCCGGCACTCTGTCGGGCGGTGAATCGCAGCGCATTCGCTTGGCGTCACAAATCGGCTCCGGCCTGACCGGCGTGCTCTATGTGCTCGACGAGCCGTCGATCGGCCTACATCAGCGCGACAATGCCCGCCTGCTTGAAACCCTGCAGCGCTTGCGCGACCTGGGCAACACCGTCATCGTCGTGGAACACGACGAAGACGCGATCCTGTCTGCCGACTATGTGCTCGATATCGGGCCGGGTGCGGGCGTCCACGGCGGCAATATCGTTGCCGAAGGCACGCCGCAGCAGATCCTCGACCACCCCGATTCCCTCACCGGCAAATACCTCTCGGGCCGCATGGGCATTCCCCTGCCGGCGGAGCGCCGCGAGGGCAAGACGGGCAAGTCCCTGAGCGTCAAGGGCGCCACCGGCAACAACCTCAAGAACGTTTCCGTAGATGTGCCGCTCGGCATGTTCGTGGCGATCACCGGCGTTTCGGGCGGCGGCAAGTCCACCCTGATGATCGACACCATGTACCAGGCCATTGCTCGCCGTCTCAACGGCGCGCGTGTCGTGCCGGCTCCGCACGAGTCACTGACCGGCCTCGAATTTCTCGACAAGGTGATCGACATCGACCAGTCGCCGATTGGTCGCACGCCCCGCTCCAATCCTGCAACCTACACCGGCGCCTTTACCCCGCTCCGCGAATGGTTTGCCGGGCTGCCCGAAGCCAAGGCCCGGGGCTATGGCCCCGGCCGCTTCAGCTTCAACGTCAAGGGCGGTCGCTGCGAGAAGTGCGAGGGCGATGGCGTTCTCAAGATCGAGATGCACTTCCTGCCCGACGTCTACGTCACCTGCGACGTGTGCAAGGGCAAGCGCTACAATCGCGAAACGCTGGAGGTGCAGTTCAAGGGCAAGTCGATCTCCGACATCCTCGACATGACCATCGATGAGGGCGTGGAGTTCTTCTCGGCCGTTCCGGTGATCCGCGACAAGCTGACGACGCTGCAGCGCGTTGGCCTGGGCTACGTCAAGATTGGTCAACCCGCGACCACCCTCTCCGGCGGCGAGGCGCAGCGCGTCAAGCTCTCCAAGGAGCTCTCCAAGCGCGCAACCGGGCGCACGCTCTACATGCTCGACGAACCGACGACAGGCCTGCACTTCCATGACGTGGCCAAGCTGCTCGAAGTGCTCCACGAGCTGGTCGAGGGTGGAAACACCGTAGTAGTCATCGAGCACAATCTCGAAGTGATCAAGACGGCCGACTGGGTCATCGACCTTGGACCCGAGGGCGGTGATGGCGGTGGCGAGATCGTGGCGGTGGGCACGCCCGAGGACGTCGCGGCCAATCCGCACTCCCATACGGGCACCTTCCTCAAGGAAGTAATGGACCGGCGTCCTCACTACACCACAAGGGCCGCGGAATAG
- a CDS encoding DUF1127 domain-containing protein, with protein sequence MDIRKTFKKWAAYQQTVRELGALDNRQLNDLGISRTDINRIARDHAGSL encoded by the coding sequence ATGGACATTCGCAAGACTTTCAAGAAGTGGGCTGCATACCAGCAGACCGTCCGTGAACTCGGCGCTCTCGACAATCGTCAGCTCAACGATCTGGGCATTTCGCGCACTGACATCAATCGCATTGCACGCGACCATGCCGGCTCGCTCTAA
- a CDS encoding glutathione S-transferase family protein, translating to MDKMSQGLVLWGRSSSANVQKAVWTLRELQLAFEHREVGGRFGGLGDPAFRALNPNGLVPVLQDGELTLWESHAIVRYIAAAYGEGSIWPRDVNERAAVDQWTDWTATTFQPAWLGLFWALVRTPPEQHNHAAIDGSHRGTLAALHILEGVLLKQNYLGGEELSYADIVAGVALYRWFTMPVLRPSMPGVEHWYALLQQRRAFRSAVMVDYSELVGRLEF from the coding sequence ATGGACAAGATGAGCCAAGGGCTTGTTTTATGGGGGCGTTCCAGTTCTGCTAATGTGCAGAAGGCGGTTTGGACGTTGCGGGAACTCCAACTGGCTTTCGAACACCGGGAGGTCGGTGGTCGCTTCGGCGGGCTCGGGGATCCCGCCTTTAGAGCACTCAATCCGAATGGCCTGGTGCCAGTGCTCCAAGATGGTGAGCTGACCCTCTGGGAAAGTCATGCGATTGTTCGCTATATCGCCGCGGCGTATGGAGAAGGCAGCATCTGGCCACGCGATGTCAACGAGCGGGCAGCCGTCGATCAGTGGACCGATTGGACGGCGACGACCTTTCAGCCTGCCTGGCTTGGCCTCTTCTGGGCACTCGTGCGCACCCCGCCCGAACAGCACAACCATGCGGCCATAGACGGATCGCATCGTGGCACGCTGGCGGCCCTGCACATTCTGGAGGGAGTGCTTCTAAAGCAGAACTACCTTGGCGGAGAAGAACTTAGCTATGCCGACATCGTGGCTGGCGTGGCGCTCTATCGATGGTTCACCATGCCCGTTCTGCGCCCGAGCATGCCGGGCGTGGAACATTGGTATGCACTGCTGCAGCAGCGGAGGGCATTTCGGTCGGCGGTGATGGTGGACTACAGCGAACTAGTGGGTCGCCTGGAGTTCTAG
- a CDS encoding type 1 glutamine amidotransferase domain-containing protein, protein MRDLSGKSIAIVATNGFEQSELEVPLNKLREAGAEVHVISLEAGEIKGWDKTDWGNTVPVDKTVDAVSADLYDAIVLPGGQINPDLLRVEPKVLDLIKAFWEQKKVVAAICHAPWLLVETGIVKGRKVTSYPSVKTDVINAGGRWEDSQVVADQGLVTSRKPDDLDAFCEKIAEEICEGLHERRAA, encoded by the coding sequence ATGCGCGATCTATCAGGCAAGTCCATCGCTATCGTTGCAACCAACGGCTTCGAACAATCCGAGTTGGAGGTGCCCTTGAACAAGCTGCGGGAAGCCGGCGCCGAAGTGCACGTGATCTCGCTCGAGGCCGGGGAAATCAAAGGCTGGGACAAGACTGATTGGGGGAACACTGTTCCGGTTGACAAGACCGTCGATGCGGTGAGCGCTGACCTCTATGACGCAATCGTCCTGCCCGGTGGACAGATCAATCCCGACCTGCTTCGGGTCGAGCCCAAGGTGCTTGATTTGATCAAGGCGTTCTGGGAGCAGAAGAAGGTTGTGGCGGCAATTTGCCATGCGCCGTGGCTGCTGGTCGAAACGGGCATCGTGAAAGGCCGCAAGGTCACTTCCTATCCATCGGTGAAGACGGACGTCATCAATGCTGGCGGCCGTTGGGAGGACAGCCAGGTCGTTGCCGACCAGGGGCTTGTCACCAGCCGCAAGCCAGACGACCTCGATGCGTTCTGCGAAAAGATCGCCGAAGAAATCTGCGAAGGCTTGCACGAGCGCCGCGCGGCGTAA
- the trmFO gene encoding methylenetetrahydrofolate--tRNA-(uracil(54)-C(5))-methyltransferase (FADH(2)-oxidizing) TrmFO, which yields MSKQIIHIVGGGLAGSEAAWQAAEAGVRVVLHEMRPVRPTDAHHTDSLAELVCSNSFRSDDHEQNAVGLLHEEMRRCGSLIMRAADQHKLPAGGALAVDRHGFSAAVTEAISNHPNITIAREEVAGWPPEEWENVIIASGPLTSPALADAILAKTGEDALAFFDAIAPIVHYDSINHDIAWKQSRYDKAGPGGTGADYLNCPMDKEQYDRFVDALLSAPLHEFKDWEKVPYFDGCLPIEVMAERGRETLRHGPMKPVGLTNPRNPTVKAYAIVQLRQDNALGTLWNMVGFQTKMRYGVQTEIFRMIPGLEEAQFARLGGLHRNTFINSPKVLGPDLRLKADPRIRFAGQVTGVEGYVESAAVGLITGRLAAADANGSPLTTPPTTTALGALVAHITGGHIESESYSGARSFQPMNVNFGLFPPVTVTRPEGVTRWRGNDKVMAKRRAITSRALDDLGAWAN from the coding sequence ATGTCCAAACAGATCATACATATCGTCGGCGGCGGCCTCGCCGGCTCGGAAGCCGCGTGGCAAGCCGCCGAAGCTGGCGTTCGGGTTGTGCTGCACGAAATGCGGCCGGTCCGCCCCACCGACGCCCACCACACCGATAGCCTTGCAGAACTCGTCTGCTCCAACAGCTTCCGCTCGGATGACCACGAGCAGAACGCCGTGGGCTTGCTGCATGAGGAGATGCGCCGCTGCGGCTCGCTGATCATGCGGGCGGCCGACCAGCACAAGCTGCCGGCGGGTGGCGCGCTGGCAGTGGACCGACACGGCTTTTCAGCGGCGGTTACCGAGGCGATCTCCAACCATCCAAACATCACCATCGCCCGCGAAGAAGTGGCTGGTTGGCCGCCGGAGGAGTGGGAGAATGTCATCATCGCATCGGGCCCGTTGACCTCCCCTGCCCTGGCCGATGCCATCCTTGCCAAGACCGGCGAAGACGCGCTGGCGTTCTTCGATGCAATCGCACCGATCGTCCACTATGACAGCATCAATCACGATATCGCCTGGAAGCAGTCGCGCTATGACAAGGCGGGCCCAGGCGGCACGGGAGCGGACTATCTCAACTGTCCCATGGACAAGGAGCAGTACGACCGTTTTGTCGACGCGCTGCTGTCCGCACCCCTGCATGAGTTTAAGGACTGGGAGAAGGTCCCCTACTTCGATGGCTGCCTGCCCATCGAAGTGATGGCCGAACGCGGCCGGGAGACTTTGCGGCACGGCCCCATGAAGCCGGTGGGCCTCACCAATCCGCGCAACCCCACAGTCAAGGCATATGCCATTGTGCAGCTCCGGCAGGATAACGCGCTGGGCACGCTATGGAACATGGTCGGCTTCCAGACCAAGATGCGCTATGGCGTCCAGACCGAGATCTTCCGCATGATCCCCGGGCTGGAAGAGGCGCAGTTCGCCCGGCTTGGCGGGTTGCACCGCAACACCTTCATCAACTCCCCCAAGGTGCTTGGGCCCGACCTGCGGCTCAAGGCAGATCCGCGCATTCGCTTTGCCGGGCAGGTCACCGGCGTCGAGGGCTATGTGGAGAGCGCTGCCGTAGGCCTCATCACCGGCCGCCTAGCGGCTGCCGATGCCAATGGTTCACCGCTGACAACGCCGCCGACAACGACGGCTCTGGGTGCGCTTGTGGCTCACATCACGGGTGGCCATATCGAGTCCGAGAGCTATAGCGGCGCTCGCAGCTTCCAACCGATGAACGTGAATTTCGGTCTTTTTCCGCCGGTCACCGTCACCCGTCCCGAAGGAGTCACGCGCTGGCGCGGCAATGACAAGGTCATGGCCAAACGGCGCGCGATCACCTCTCGAGCGCTGGACGATCTCGGCGCCTGGGCGAACTAG
- a CDS encoding phytoene/squalene synthase family protein has translation MDTDSFSHAADALRTADRDRYLATLVLTGPQRQAVTALYAFNADVASVRERVTNPAPGEVRLQWWADALDGEGHGMVRQNPVAEALLDTVTKYRLPTGTLLRLIAARRFDLYDDPMPDVATFEGYAGETASTLYQLAAMILNDGEPVETGDAAGHLGVAHAIIGHLRAFGHVSSQGRIMLPWSVFAANGVSERELFSGQESEGVVEAVGQLTEMAGEHLDKADAAIGVLPAKLRAAFAPVAILRPQLAALKSSHAAVFAAAPDEPDWRKIARLSWWGLRRGR, from the coding sequence GTGGATACCGACAGCTTCAGCCACGCCGCGGACGCTCTGCGCACGGCCGACCGGGACCGCTATCTCGCCACGCTGGTGCTAACCGGGCCGCAGCGCCAAGCGGTGACGGCTCTCTACGCCTTCAACGCCGACGTCGCCTCAGTTCGTGAGCGCGTTACCAATCCGGCTCCGGGTGAGGTCCGCCTGCAATGGTGGGCCGATGCGCTCGATGGGGAAGGCCATGGCATGGTCCGGCAGAACCCCGTGGCGGAAGCGCTGCTGGACACCGTGACGAAGTACCGGCTGCCAACAGGCACTCTGCTGCGCCTAATCGCAGCCCGGCGCTTCGATCTCTATGACGACCCGATGCCCGATGTCGCCACCTTCGAGGGCTATGCGGGCGAGACGGCTTCGACGCTTTATCAGCTCGCCGCCATGATCCTCAATGACGGCGAACCGGTCGAGACGGGTGATGCGGCAGGTCACCTCGGCGTGGCCCATGCGATAATCGGGCACCTTCGGGCATTCGGCCATGTCTCCTCGCAAGGCCGCATCATGCTGCCCTGGTCGGTTTTTGCGGCCAATGGGGTCAGCGAGCGCGAGCTCTTTTCTGGCCAGGAGAGCGAGGGAGTGGTCGAAGCCGTCGGTCAGCTGACCGAGATGGCTGGCGAGCATCTCGACAAGGCTGATGCGGCAATTGGGGTGCTTCCCGCCAAATTGCGCGCCGCGTTTGCGCCGGTCGCCATTCTGCGGCCGCAGCTGGCGGCCCTCAAAAGCAGCCACGCCGCGGTTTTCGCCGCCGCACCAGATGAGCCGGACTGGCGCAAGATCGCCCGGCTCTCCTGGTGGGGGTTGCGACGAGGCCGCTAG
- a CDS encoding Mth938-like domain-containing protein, whose protein sequence is MAESEVRSYPQQTQIDAYGNGGFRFAGVSHRGSLLCVPGSMQAWGVERADQVTLETLAPVLAAADDIDVLLIGLGHDISAIPRQLREAFRERQVIVEAIATGGAVRTYNVLMAEERAVAAALIAVDRVR, encoded by the coding sequence ATGGCGGAAAGCGAAGTTCGCTCCTACCCGCAGCAGACGCAGATCGATGCCTATGGGAATGGGGGCTTCCGCTTTGCCGGTGTTTCCCACCGCGGGTCCTTGTTGTGCGTGCCGGGTAGCATGCAAGCGTGGGGCGTCGAGCGAGCAGACCAAGTGACGCTCGAAACGCTCGCTCCCGTGTTGGCGGCTGCTGACGATATCGACGTCCTGCTGATAGGGCTTGGGCACGACATCTCTGCCATTCCGCGGCAGCTGCGCGAAGCCTTTCGTGAGCGCCAGGTGATTGTTGAAGCAATTGCCACCGGAGGTGCCGTTCGCACCTACAATGTCCTGATGGCTGAAGAACGTGCCGTTGCCGCCGCTCTGATCGCGGTCGACAGGGTCCGCTGA